Proteins encoded together in one Vitis vinifera cultivar Pinot Noir 40024 chromosome 4, ASM3070453v1 window:
- the LOC104879085 gene encoding uncharacterized protein LOC104879085, translating to MEGETIKIMNQDLVRLDRFDGLNFTRWQDKVRFLLTALKIFYILDPTLAPLPEPKENDTPQVVAARKKREEDELICRGHILNALSDRLYDLYTNTYSVREIWEALENKYKDEEEGTKKFLISQYIDFKFFYEKPFLPQIHELQVIVNKLKVLKIELSEAFQVGAIVAKLPSSWKGYRKRILYKSEDYSLEEI from the coding sequence ATGGAAGGAGAGACTATCAAGATTATGAACCAAGACCTTGTGAGGTTGGATCGTTTTGATGGTTTGAACTTCACTAGGTGGCAAGACAAGGTGAGATTCCTTCTCACAGCACTCAAGATTTTCTACATTCTTGATCCTACCTTGGCACCGTTACCGGaaccaaaggaaaatgacacaCCTCAAGTGGTGGCAGCaaggaagaagagggaggaggaTGAGCTCATATGTAGGGGTCATATTTTGAACGCCTTATCCGATAGGCTATATGATCTCTACACCAACACCTATTCCGTGAGGGAGATTTGGGAGGCTCTTGAAAACAAGTACAAAGACGAGGAAGAAGGTACCAAAAAGTTTCTTATTTCTCAATacatagatttcaaatttttttatgaaaagccTTTCTTACCACAAATTCATGAGTTGCAAGTAATTGTGAATAAGTTGAAAGTTCTCAAAATTGAACTTTCGGAGGCCTTCCAAGTTGGTGCTATTGTGGCTAAATTACCATCAAGTTGGAAAGGTTACCGGAAGAGGATTCTCTACAAGAGTGAAGATTACTCCTTGGAAGAGATTTAA